In one window of Mytilus trossulus isolate FHL-02 chromosome 7, PNRI_Mtr1.1.1.hap1, whole genome shotgun sequence DNA:
- the LOC134726056 gene encoding uncharacterized protein LOC134726056 translates to MWSSTRTDMTKHNWVPNHFVPLIPSYHLKTPEVDIDFLEDGDEAFSLDDSVMMTLLQTVTNVEFDDNNGVVNDKNTAINGTTVDEPCDINGITDGEPQDINGSTIVETQDINVTTGNEPQEINGTTCAETQHINGTGDEPQDIKCTTDGEPQDINCPTVEDNQNINGATDGEPQDINVTTDGEPKDINGTTVRDTQNINGATSVDITDINGAPGDEFQDTNDTTGGEPEDINGTTGDETQDINGTTDGESQNVNGTTSDKTKDTTVGETQNNATTGDEPLDINGTTCVETQNIEGTPANETQNINGTTCGETQNINGATGDEPQNIKTKTGDEHQDINGTTGDVPQDTNGTSGVELQDINGTFVDEPQDINVTPVDETKFITATTGDEPQDINGTTVDEPQVTTAITGDEPQDINDTTDEHNTCINRLPHDKNTGINGTTSDEHKTFNCRK, encoded by the exons ATGTGGAGCTCTACAAGAACCGATATGACCAAACACAACTGGGTTCCAAATCACTTTGTTCCCCTAATACCTTCATATCATCTAAAAACTCCAGAAGTTGACATAGACTTTCTTGAGGATGGGGACGAAGCGTTCTCTTTGGATGACAGTGTTATGATGACACTATTGCAGACTGTGACCAA TGTCGAATTTGATGACAATAATGGTGTGGTTAATGATAAAAACACAGCCATCAATGGCACAACTGTTGATGAACCCTGCGACATCAATGGCATAACTGATGGTGAACCCCAAGACATCAATGGTTCAACTATTGTTGAGACCCAAGACATCAACGTCACAACTGGGAATGAACCCCAAGAAATCAATGGTACAACTTGTGCTGAGACCCAACACATCAATGGCACTGGTGATGAACCCCAAGACATCAAGTGCACAACTGATGGTGAACCCCAAGACATTAATTGCCCAACTGTTGAAGATAACCAAAACATCAATGGCGCAACTGACGGTGAACCCCAAGACATCAATGTCACAACTGATGGTGAACCCAAAGACATCAACGGCACAACTGTTCGAGATACCCAAAACATCAATGGCGCTACTAGTGTTGACATCACAGATATCAATGGTGCACCTGGTGATGAGTTCCAAGACACCAATGATACAACTGGTGGTGAGCCCGAAGACATTAATGGCACAACTGGTGATGAGACCCAAGACATCAATGGCACAACTGATGGAGAAAGCCAAAATGTCAATGGCACAACTAGTGATAAGACCAAAGACACAACTGTTGGAGAGACCCAAAACAATGCCACAACTGGTGATGAGCCACTGGACATCAATGGCACAACTTGTGTTGAGACCCAAAACATCGAAGGCACACCTGCCAATGAGACCCAAAACATTAATGGCACAACTTGTGGTGAGACCCAAAACATCAATGGCGCAACTGGTGATGAGCCCcaaaacatcaaaaccaaaactGGTGATGAGCACCAAGACATCAATGGCACAACTGGTGATGTACCCCAAGACACCAATGGCACGTCCGGTGTTGAGCTCCAAGACATCAATGGTACATTTGTTGATGAGCCCCAAGACATCAATGTCACACCTGTTGATGAAACCAAATTCATCACTGCCACAACTGGTGATGAGCCCCAAGACATCAATGGCACAACTGTTGATGAACCCCAAGTTACCACTGCAATAACTGGTGATGAACCCCAAGACATCAATGATACCACAGATGAGCACAACACATGCATCAATAGATTGCCACATGATAAGAACACAGGAATTAATGGAACCACAAGTGATGAGCACAAAACATTCAATTGTAGAAAATAG
- the LOC134726055 gene encoding uncharacterized protein LOC134726055: MLKVKLRSSRREKNKATPIQNETTTVKLEKKSSKQKMKEYRDRLKENPDTYKAYLASEAERNRAYRAKLGDQQRERQREKTRIRVQKFREKNKSALILKTPQEDALVQQKTPKTRQKVKDQREYWRDKKKEQRKNMTAQKRRRVNEKRRLNYAEKRVKKLTTKEKEKEERTISPGYKTKEAERKAVYRAKQSLPSSPNKFASVLAGIAASATPRKRAALQNDGIILTPSKRRRLEMCSQSLAKITGEIQSKKYKRSKLALSRRRILASSIVWSSNTHMRKNYGMSWAFAYKCSKLKGVWTDKKRSDALDEDTIKKVEDFFRQPCNSRCLPDKKHVSKKTMEPKRIMEVSIVDTYEKFREQNAECNISFSKFSSLRPCNVKTMNKNAFNNCLCEYCTNIELKVKAIEKVVGNRSIVRNRYDISKETLCSKALNSQFYHKKCLERRCDKCGPEKFTKSLTDVLNKKSTTLEWHRWENQTIIDRGVKKTRKMLQMKKNNVTLFMAELAAEIGPFSAHLHNAAWQYEQFSTLIKNVPEKWVVFCMDFAENYTCLYQDEAQSAHWNHGQVTLFSIVAYYHCQSCSANMNESLIFITPDRKHDSHAVHCFNTIANEYLKRKNIVIDRQIHFSDGAASQFKSKTPFEDLRKGSDDFGFHIEKHFFGSRHGKGPCDGEFGVVKRTVANAVKSRNTIHVVRTAEEFYMYAKGALTKPKDTDEKCCHTQRAFFLVEEKDIQRQRPDRINVKAIKDTRKKHGVKSLADGTLATRLLSCFCRECTTHNGTCINLQHVDDWESTSKKNKSVPLNKRDFGSKNTDKTQKRNMIKKDETQGIKSKKKNDSLRKKTKVPLNKKYVKRTKDEAVNDRFDNEWPKERSAYFQMVLLYLQSSESFDDLQAKCIEINESPMFHSYPFTVDKDIAMVTHNLAADRQAIDCMPRDGLELFSSMLPVCVIGDGNCLPRSASVACFGNETAHKEIRARIVVEMCLYKHQYVDNEYLNKGVDLPQKEAKNLVKTYAMFSEKYTPGDKLTNEVISRIYDAEVSEIVKLAYLWEFGSYLHCHHVQILECILYTQI; the protein is encoded by the coding sequence ATGCTGAAAGTAAAGCTGAGGTCCAGTCGAAGGgaaaaaaacaaagcaacacCGATACAAAATGAAACAACGACAGTGAAGTTAGAGAAAAAATCTTCCAaacagaaaatgaaagaatatagAGACAGGTTAAAGGAAAATCCAGACACATACAAAGCATATCTAGCATCAGAAGCTGAAAGAAATAGGGCATATAGGGCAAAGTTAGGCGACCAGCAAAGGGAGAGGCAGCGTGAGAAGACCAGAATTCGGGTACAAAAATTCAGAGAAAAGAACAAATCTGCATTGATTTTAAAAACGCCACAAGAGGATGCCTTGgtacaacaaaaaacaccaaaaacgAGACAAAAGGTTAAAGACCAGAGGGAGTATTGGCGAGACAAAAAGAAAGAGCAGAGAAAAAACATGACAGCTCAAAAACGAAGGAGAGttaatgaaaaaagaagattaaATTATGCCGAAAAGAGAGTTAAAAAActaacaacaaaagaaaaagaaaaggaagAAAGAACAATTTCCCCAGGGTACAAAACCAAAGAGGCAGAAAGGAAAGCAGTATACCGCGCTAAACAATCTCTGCCATCTTCACCTAACAAGTTCGCAAGTGTTCTCGCTGGTATTGCTGCATCGGCCACCCCAAGAAAAAGGGCAGCATTGCAAAATGATGGAATCATATTAACACCATCAAAACGACGACGACTGGAAATGTGTAGTCAATCCCTTGCAAAAATAACGGGTGAAattcaaagtaaaaaatataaaagatcgaaGTTGGCATTGAGTAGGAGACGCATTTTAGCATCAAGCATAGTTTGGTCCAGTAACACACACATGAGAAAAAACTATGGTATGTCGTGGGCTTTTGCATACAAATGTTCAAAACTTAAGGGAGTATGGACTGACAAGAAAAGAAGTGACGCCTTGGACGAagatacaataaaaaaagttgaagatTTTTTCAGGCAACCGTGTAATTCAAGATGCCTACCGGATAAAAAACATGTGTCAAAGAAGACCATGGAACCAAAAAGAATAATGGAAGTGAGCATTGTAGATACATATGAAAAGTTTAGAGAACAGAATGCAGAATGCAACATCAGTTTCAGTAAATTTTCTTCCCTTCGACCATGCAACGTTAAAACAATGAACAAGAATGCTTTCAATAATTGTTTGTGTGAATACTGCACAAACATTGAACTTAAAGTCAAAGCCATTGAAAAAGTAGTTGGAAACAGAAGCATTGTCAGGAATCGCTATGATATATCTAAAGAAACCCTTTGTTCAAAGGCGCTTAACTCACAGTTCTACCATAAAAAATGTTTGGAAAGAAGGTGCGATAAATGTGGCCCTGAGAAATTTACAAAATCCCTAACtgatgttttaaacaaaaaatcaactACTCTAGAGTGGCACAGATGGGAGAACCAAACTATAATAGACAGAGGGGTGAAAAAGACAAGAAAGATGCTACAGATGAAAAAGAATAACGTTACTCTTTTCATGGCAGAATTAGCAGCCGAAATTGGTCCTTTTAGTGCTCATTTGCATAATGCAGCTTGGCAATACGAGCAATTCAGCACACTTATAAAGAATGTACCTGAGAAGTGGGTTGTTTTTTGCATGGATTTCGCCGaaaattatacatgtttgtATCAAGACGAGGCTCAGAGCGCGCACTGGAATCATGGCCAAGTTACCTTGTTTTCAATAGTAGCATACTACCATTGTCAATCGTGTTCAGCTAATATgaatgaaagtttgattttcatCACTCCAGATAGGAAACATGATAGTCATGCTGTTCATTGTTTCAATACAATAGCAAACGAGTATTTGAAAAGAAAGAACATTGTCATCGACAGACAAATACACTTCTCAGATGGAGCTGCAAGTCAATTCAAATCTAAAACGCCTTTTGAGGATTTGAGAAAAGGATCAGACGACTTTGGATTCCACATCGAAAAGCACTTTTTTGGGTCGAGACATGGAAAAGGTCCATGCGATGGAGAATTTGGGGTTGTAAAAAGAACAGTAGCAAATGCGGTTAAATCTAGAAatacaatacatgtagttaGAACCGCAGAGGAATTTTATATGTATGCAAAGGGTGCTTTGACAAAACCAAAAGACACCGATGAAAAATGTTGCCACACACAGCGTGCCTTTTTTCTTGTTGAGGAAAAAGACATTCAACGACAAAGACCAGACCGAATTAACGTCAAAGCTATTAAAGATACAAGAAAGAAGCATGGTGTCAAATCTCTAGCTGACGGAACATTGGCAACACGTTTACTTAGCTGCTTTTGTAGAGAATGCACTACACACAATGGCACGTGTATTAACCTACAACATGTTGATGATTGGGAAAGCAcatcaaagaaaaataagagTGTTCCCTTAAACAAAAGGGACTTTGGAAGCAAAAATACAGACAAGACCCAAAAgagaaatatgataaaaaaagatgagACACAAGGgataaaatccaaaaaaaagaatgacagtttaaggaaaaaaacaaaagtccCCCTGAACAAGAAATATGTTAAAAGGACCAAAGATGAGGCTGTTAATGATCGTTTTGATAATGAGTGGCCGAAAGAACGTAGTGCATATTTCCAGATggttttactttatttacagTCCTCAGAATCATTTGATGACCTTCAGGCAAAATGTATTGAGATTAATGAAAGTCCAATGTTCCACAGTTACCCATTTACAGTCGATAAAGACATTGCTATGGTGACTCATAACCTTGCTGCAGACAGACAAGCAATAGATTGTATGCCTAGAGACGGACTTGAATTATTCAGCTCAATGTTACCAGTTTGCGTTATTGGAGATGGAAATTGCCTCCCTAGGTCTGCTAGTGTCGCCTGCTTTGGCAATGAAACTGCCCACAAAGAAATAAGAGCGCGTATCGTGGTGGAAATGTGTTTGTATAAGCACCAATATGTTGATAACGAATACCtaaataaaggtgttgatttaCCTCAAAAAGAAGCTAAGAATCTTGTAAAAACATATGCAATGTTTTCGGAAAAATACACACCCGGCGACAAACTTACCAATGAAGTCATTAGCAGAATTTATGACGCTGAAGTTTCTGAGATTGTCAAATTGGCATATTTATGGGAATTTGGCAGTTATTTGCATTGTCATCATGTGCAAATACTAGAATGTATTCTGTATACCCAGATTTAG